One Rhododendron vialii isolate Sample 1 chromosome 2a, ASM3025357v1 genomic region harbors:
- the LOC131315552 gene encoding helicase and polymerase-containing protein TEBICHI isoform X2, with protein sequence MASGSPRTRIDQFFASKKKKKSLSSSLKPGRGDKDPKATLEASPSAKGSLDSYVVTSQDDNCSDIPLCRAHVSSDREGLVKRSLTLEISSLTSYGNGNVSLSAPYQPQNSEAYGKDQKEGSHVTSCVGDISDRALVNSESAVGAGNSELKQFATDFLSLYCSERPPSLSTPLEPKVSAHKRQGSPSLLVVEDKSSKKRHCIVDGNESQAKIEATCYDEKDEELVEYGVIPECGEAFIKGSRGMNVDTHMVEIHSSLRKCNTTLAASLYNTECDTPGLTTRACGTPKSTRGSSIFSPGEAFWNEAIEVADGFLVTNDGILVPVAGELSIAKKRSDIKDTKILGSVGGDDASNKILDEGASRVLGVEMNASMRSAGKHGNSLDEEASPLPVKHFSFEDKNMDEETLYSSSADNNNALMHKQGKQQVQELPLVSDAAKQKVGTLRRDHESITSSTPYIGKRNLLPNSQNNEDSTPSSSVLLKNHLDLRHWLPSEICSTYVKKGISQLYSWQVDCLQVDGVLERRNLVYCASTSAGKSFVAEILMLRRVLSTGKMALLVLPYVSICAEKAEHLEALLEPLGKHVRSYYGNQGGGTLPKDTSVSVCTIEKANSLINRLLEEGRLSEVGIIVIDELHMVGDQSRGYLLELMLTKLRYAAGEGNGESSSGESSGMSSGKNDPAHGLQIIGMSATLPNVSAVADWLQASLYQTDFRPVPLEEYIKVGNTIYDKKMDVVRTISKTSDLSGKDPDHIVELCNEVVQEGNSVLIFCSSRKGCESTARHVAKFLRKFPASAHDDKNESIDVTSAIDSLGRSPAGLDPILEETLPFGVAYHHAGLTVEERETVETCYRRGLVRVLTATSTLAAGVNLPARRVIFRQPRIGREFIDGTRYRQMAGRAGRTGIDTKGESVLICKPEEVKRIIKIVNDSCPPLHSCLSDDKNGMTHAILEVVAGGIVQTASDIHRYVRCTLLNSTKPFEDVVKSAQDSLKWLCHRKFLEWNEDTKLYSTTPLGRASFGSSLCPEESLIVLDDLSRAREGFVLASDLHLVYLVTPTNVEVEPDWELYYERFMELSALDQSVGNRVGVVEPFLMRMAHHGPMRTANRSRDNTKGLMGRVGMTNHNMLSDEQTLRMCKRFYVALILSRLVQEIPVAEVCEAFKVARGMVQALQENAGRFASMVSVFCERLGWHDLEGLVSKFQNRVSFGVRAEIVELTSIPFVKGSRARALYKAGLRTPQAIAEASVSELVKALFEYSSWTAQAQRRIQLSVAKKIKNGARKIVLDKAEEARVAAFSAFKSLGLDVPEFSRPLSLKVAGDAIRKEATTSSGEDSTGSFVVGVGVQHTKHSSKLIRDGSENLDKLKLEVGQEKSTKAFDVPLGISDEAKSAAIMQTNFGAENPAAVEGPVILDEKNTTVNHIGNVVTSSSGPLLITGNENRTFDEYHERVGQERHDRENACFVSKENASSDKGPVSAVNISGGFDSFLDLWDTAQEFYFDIHFSKRPKGNSSVPFEIHGIAICWENSPVYYVNLPKDLFWFKRRNDTLSMTISGDGDGGDVLAPKHRFELAMQRWNRIVMIMGRKDVKKYTWNLKVQIQVFKVPAVSIQRLGSLNLAVKTLGLELVDSSYYVLSPVFVRDGLDMCIVAWILWPDEERSSNPNLEKEVKKRLSSEAAAAASRSGRWKNQMRIAAHNGCCRRVAQTRALYSVLWKLLISEGLVEALLSIEIPLVNILADMEVWGIGVDMEGCLQARQMLGRKLRYLEKEAYRLAGMTFSLYSAPDIANVLYGHLKLPIPEGSNKAKQHPSTDKHCLNLLRHEHPIIPVIKEHRSLAKLLNCTLGSICSLARLSIRTQKYMLHGHWLQTSTATGRLSMEEPNLQSVEHMVEFENYKDGDDSNVDRYCINARDFFVPTEDNWLLLAADYSQIELRLMAHFSKDTSLIELLSKSHGDIFTMIAAKWTEKEESTVTSQERDQTKRLVYGILYGMGPNTLSEQLNCSLDDAAEKIQNFKRCFPGVASWLQEAVAYCRQKGYVKTLKGRKRFLAKIKLGNSKERSKAQRQAVNSICQGSAADIIKIAMINIHSQIVGEVNDSDPATVAAKFHMLRGRCRILLQVHDELVLEADPSVIMEAGWLLQMSMERAASLLVPLRVKMKVGRAWGSLEPFLAEQNEQGVLVPSS encoded by the exons ATGGCGTCTGGTTCCCCTCGGACGCGTATCGATCAG TTTTTTgcttcaaagaagaagaagaaatctctTTCATCATCTTTAAAGCCTGGGAGAGGTGACAAAGATCCAAAAGCTACACTCGAAGCATCTCCTAGTGCCAAGGGGTCTCTAGACAGCTATGTGGTGACTTCCCAAGATGATAATTGTTCCGATATACCGTTGTGCAGAGCTCATGTTTCTTCAGATAGGGAAGGTCTTGTCAAGAGAAGCCTGACACTAGAGATTAGCTCGTTGACCAGCTATGGAAATGGAAACGTCTCGTTGTCAGCCCCTTACCAACCTCAAAATTCTGAGGCCTATGGAAAGGATCAAAAGGAAGGATCCCATGTGACGTCATGCGTTGGTGATATTTCTGATAGAGCTCTTGTCAATTCAGAGTCTGCAGTTGGTGCTGGAAACTCTGAACTTAAGCAGTTTGCAACCGACTTTTTGTCATTGTATTGTAG TGAACGTCCACCAAGTCTAAGTACACCCTTAGAGCCGAAAGTGAGTGCTCATAAAAGACAGGGTAGTCCATCTTTGCTAGTGGTAGAGGATAAATCATCTAAGAAAAGGCATTGCATTGTTGACGGGAACGAGTCCCAGGCCAAGATTGAAGCCACTTGCTATGATGAGAAGGATGAGGAATTGGTAGAGTATGGTGTCATCCCTGAATGTGGAGAAGCATTTATCAAGGGTTCCAGAGGG ATGAATGTAGATACTCATATGGTGGAAATTCATTCGAGCTTGAGAAAATGCAACACAACATTGGCAGCTTCGTTATACAATACTGAATGTGATACACCTGGTCTGACTACCCGAGCCTGTGGAACTCCCAAATCAACCCGTGGAAGCTCCATATTTTCTCCTGGAGAAGCATTTTGGAATGAAGCAATTGAAGTTGCTGATGGTTTTCTTGTGACGAATGATGGCATTTTAGTCCCAGTCGCTGGAGAACTTAGTATTGCAAAGAAACGGAGTGATATAAAGGATACAAAAATTTTGGGAAGTGTGGGGGGTGATGATGCGTCAAACAAAATATTGGATGAGGGTGCAAGTAGAGTCCTCGGTGTTGAAATGAATGCTTCTATGAGGTCAGCCGGTAAGCACGGGAATAGTTTGGATGAAGAAGCATCACCGTTGCCTGTGAAGCACTTCTCCTTCGAGGACAAAAATATGGATGAGGAAACCCTGTATTCTTCTTCAGCTGACAACAATAATGCGCTGATGCACAAACAAGGTAAACAACAGGTACAAGAGTTGCCCCTTGTGAGCGATGCAGCCAAGCAAAAAGTGGGTACTTTGAGGCGAGATCATGAAAGCATCACATCTAGTACACCGTATATTGGCAAAAGAAATTTGTTGCCAAATAGTCAAAACAATGAAGACAGTACTCCATCAAGTTCTGTGCTGCTAAAGAACCATTTAGATCTAAGGCACTGGCTTCCTTCTGAAATATGCAGCACATATGTGAAGAAAGGAATCTCACAGTTGTATTCGTGGCAG GTTGACTGCCTTCAGGTGGATGGCGTTTTAGAAAGAAGAAATCTTGTCTATTGTGCTTCTACTAG TGCTGGTAAAAGTTTCGTTGCTGAAATTTTAATGTTACGGCGAGTCTTATCAACTGGAAAAATGGCACTTCTTGTACTTCCATATGTATCAATTTGTGCAGAAAAG GCAGAGCATCTAGAGGCCCTTTTAGAACCACTTGGCAAGCATGTACGCAGTTATTATGGGAACCAAGGTGGTGGGACTCTTCCAAAAGATACCTCTGTATCTGTCTGCACAATTGAGAAGGCTAACTCTTTAATAAATAGATTGCTAGAAGAGGGTCGTCTTTCAGAAGTTGGGATTATTGTGATAGATGAACTGCACATG GTTGGTGATCAAAGTAGGGGTTATCTATTGGAGCTTATGTTGACAAAGCTTCGTTATGCTGCTGGTGAAGGCAATGGAGAATCTTCTAGTGGAGAAAGTTCGGGTATGAGCAGTGGGAAGAATGACCCTGCTCATGGTCTTCAAATTATTGGTATGAGTGCAACCTTGCCTAACGTGTCTGCTGTTGCTGATTGGCTTCAA GCATCTTTGTACCAGACTGATTTCCGACCAGTTCCGTTAGAGGAATACATTAAAGTTGGAAACAccatttatgacaaaaaaatgGACGTTGTTAGGACAATCTCTAAAACATCTGACCTAAGCGGTAAAGATCCAGATCATATTGTTGAATTGTGCAATGAG GTTGTTCAAGAGGGTAATTCGGTGCTGATATTTTGCTCTAGTCGAAAAGGATGTGAATCTACTGCTAGGCATGTTGCTAAATTCCTCAGGAAATTTCCTGCCAGTGCCCATGACGATAAAAATGAATCCATTGACGTCACTTCAGCTATTGATTCCTTGGGAAGAAGTCCTGCAGGATTAGATCCCATTTTGGAGGAAACTCTTCCTTTCGGCGTGGCATACCATCATGCTGGTCTGACT GTTGAAGAAAGAGAGACTGTTGAGACCTGCTATCGCAGAGGACTTGTACGCGTCTTAACTGCTACATCTACCTTAGCTGCTGGGGTTAACCTACCTGCCAGGAGGGTCATTTTTCGGCAACCCCGGATTGGTCGTGAGTTTATTGATGGAACAAGGTACAGACAGATGGCTGGTCGGGCTGGTCGGACTGGAATAGATACGAAGGGCGAGAGT GTTTTAATTTGCAAACCAGAAGAAgttaaaagaattataaaaattGTTAACGACAGCTGTCCTCCGCTGCATTCTTGTCTCTCTGATGATAAGAATGGGATGACCCATGCAATTTTAGAAGTTGTTGCTGGTGGAATTGTTCAAACTGCTAGTGATATTCATCGATATGTTCGATGTACCCTTCTCAATTCCACAAAGCCATTCGAAGATGTTGTAAAATCAGCTCAGGATTCTCTCAAGTGGCTATGCCACAGGAAATTTCTCGAATGGAATGAAGACACTAAGTTGTACAGCACAACACCTCTTGGACGTGCATCTTTTGGAAGTTCTCTGTGCCCTGAAGAATCACTT ATCGTGCTAGATGATCTTTCAAGGGCCAGAGAAGGATTTGTGCTTGCATCTGATTTGCATTTAGTATACTTGGTAACACCCACCAATGTTGAAGTTGAACCAGATTGGGAATTATATTATGAAAGATTCATGGAATTGTCAGCTCTTGACCAG TCGGTTGGCAATCGAGTTGGAGTGGTAGAACCCTTTTTGATGCGTATGGCCCACCATGGGCCTATGCGCACTGCAAACAGATCAAGGGATAACACTAAAGGGCTGATGGGCAGAGTTGGGATGACAAACCATAATATGCTTTCAGATGAGCAAacacttagaatgtgtaaacgCTTCTATGTTGCTCTCATCTTGTCAAGACTTGTGCAG GAAATACCTGTGGCTGAGGTTTGTGAAGCCTTTAAAGTGGCTCGGGGCATGGTTCAGGCCTTACAAGAAAATGCTGGAAGGTTTGCATCTATGGTCTCTGTATTCTGTGAGAGGCTTGGTTGGCATGACCTGGAAGGCTTGGTTTCGAAGTTCCAAAATCGTGTTTCGTTTGGGGTCCGAGCAGAGATTGTAGAGCTTACTAGTATTCCATTTGTTAAG GGTTCTCGAGCTAGAGCACTTTATAAGGCTGGCCTCCGTACGCCTCAAGCAATAGCTGAAGCATCAGTTTCTGAACTTGTGAAGGCTCTTTTTGAATATTCATCATGGACTGCACAAG CACAACGGCGGATACAGTTGAGTGTAGCAAAGAAGATAAAGAATGGGGCACGCAAAATTGTTCTTGATAAAGCTGAAGAGGCTAGGGTTGCTGCCTTCTCAGCTTTTAAATCTCTTGGGCTGGATGTTCCCGAATTTTCTCGACCTCTATCATTAAAGGTTGCTGGTGATGCCATCCGAAAAGAAGCAACTACCTCTTCTGGGGAAGACTCTACAGGTAGCTTTGTTGTTGGTGTTGGTGTCCAGCATACAAAGCATTCATCTAAGTTGATAAGAGATGGATCTGAAAATCTTGATAAACTAAAGCTAGAAGTTGGACAAGAGAAGTCAACAAAAGCTTTTGATGTTCCCTTGGGGATTTCAGATGAAGCGAAATCAGCTGCTATCATGCAAACTAACTTCGGTGCCGAAAATCCTGCAGCTGTTGAAGGGCCTGTTATTCTAGATGAGAAAAATACTACTGTCAACCATATTGGTAATGTAGTCACCTCCTCCTCTGGTCCTTTACTTATAACTGGTAATGAAAACAGGACATTTGACGAATATCATGAACGTGTTGGGCAGGAGCGGCATGACAGAGAAAATGCATGTTTTGTTAGTAAGGAAAATGCTTCTTCTGACAAAGGTCCTGTAAGTGCTGTCAATATTTCTGGTGGATTTGATTCCTTTCTTGATCTTTGGGATACAGCCCAAGAATTCTATTTTGATATTCACTTTAGCAAAAGACCGAAGGGGAATTCCAGTGTCCCTTTTGAAATACACGGCATAGCAATCTGTTGGGAAAATTCTCCAGTGTACTATGTCAATCTTCCCAAGGATCTATTTTGGTTTAAGAGAAGGAATGATACCTTGTCCATGACTATTtctggtgatggtgatggtggtgatgtTTTGGCACCAAAGCATCGGTTTGAACTAGCAATGCAAAGATGGAATAGGATTGTTATGATCATGGGGAGAAAAGATGTGAAGAAGTATACTTGGAACTTAAAAGTTCAGATTCAGGTGTTTAAAGTTCCTGCTGTTTCCATTCAGAGATTAGGTAGCCTGAATCTTGCTGTGAAAACTTTGGGTCTTGAACTTGTTGACAGCTCATACTATGTGTTGTCCCCGGTATTCGTACGGGATGGACTCGACATGTGCATTGTAGCATGGATCTTGTGGCCTGACGAGGAGAGAAGCTCCAACCCCAATCTGGAAAAG GAAGTTAAGAAAAGGTTATCCAGTGAGGCTGCAGCGGCTGCTAGTCGGAGTGGTAGATGGAAAAATCAGATGCGCATAGCTGCTCATAATGGTTGCTGCCGCAGAGTTGCGCAAACCCGAGCCTTATATTCTGTTCTCTGGAAATTGCTAATTTCTGAAGGACTAGTTGAAGCCCTTCTTAGCATTGAGATCCCACTG GTGAACATTCTTGCGGACATGGAGGTGTGGGGAATAGGTGTTGACATGGAGGGATGCCTTCAGGCCCGTCAAATGTTAGGGAGAAAACTAAGGTATCTTGAGAAGGAAGCTTACAGACTGGCTGGTATGACGTTTTCTTTGTATTCGGCGCCAGATATTGCAAATGTCCTTTATGGGCACCTGAAGCTGCCCATACCTGAAGGTTCCAATAAAGCAAAACAACACCCAAGCACCGACAAGCACTGTTTGAACTTGTTGAG GCATGAGCATCCCATTATTCCGGTCATAAAAGAGCACCGATCTTTGGCAAAGCTATTAAACTGTACCTTGGGATCAATTTGTTCGCTTGCTAGGCTTTCAATTAGGACACAGAAGTACATGCTTCATGGCCATTGGCTCCAAACATCAACAGCAACTGGACGACTTTCAATGGAGGAACCTAATCTTCAG AGTGTCGAGCACATGGTTGAATTCGAAAATTACAAAGATGGAGATGATTCAAATGTAGATCGTTATTGTATAAATGCTCGTGACTTTTTTGTCCCTACTGAG GATAATTGGTTGCTATTAGCTGCAGATTATTCTCAAATAGAACTGAGACTAATGGCTCACTTTTCCAAAGACACTTCGCTAATCGAACTCCTCAGTAAAAGCCATGGTGATATCTTCACCATGATAGCAGCAAAATGGACTGAGAAAGAGGAATCTACTGTTACCTCCCAAGAACGAGATCAAACCAAAAGATTAGTTTATGGCATCCTGTATGGAATGGGTCCTAATACCCTTTCCGAACAACTGAACTGCAGTTTAGATGATGCTGCTgagaaaattcagaattttaaaAGGTGTTTTCCTGGTGTTGCTTCCTGGCTTCAGGAAGCTGTCGCATATTGTCGTCAAAAAGG ATATGTGAAGACCCTTAAAGGAAGAAAGCGTTTCCTAGCAAAAATTAAGCTTGGAAACAGTAAAGAAAGGTCTAAAGCTCAGAGACAAGCTGTCAATTCTATTTGTCAG GGATCTGCTGCTGACATCATCAAAATCGCAATGATCAATATACATTCTCAGATTGTTGGAGAAGTCAACGATTCTGATCCGGCAACAGTTGCAGCAAAATTTCACATGCTTAGGGGCCGCTGCAGAATCCTTTTGCAG GTACATGATGAATTAGTACTGGAAGCAGATCCTTCCGTCATAATGGAAGCTGGGTGGTTGCTTCAAATGAGCATGGAGAGAGCTGCGTCGCTCCTCG TTCCTTTGCGGGTCAAAATGAAGGTTGGGAGAGCATGGGGATCTTTGGAGCCTTTCCTGgctgaacaaaatgaacaaggAGTTTTGGTTCCAAGTTCTTAG